GGAGGAAGCAGACCGCGTGCTCAACAACAACATGGACGAGCTTGCCGAATTCTCAAAGCACAATGACAATGTTGACTTTGCAGGCCGCATCGTATGGCAGGAGCTGAAGGATGCCCAGGGCAACGTGATTCTCAATGAGAAGGGCGAACCGCAGAAGCACGAAGTGTTCAACTTCGGCAAGTACAAAGGCTGGGATGTTGCAGAGGTTCTCACCAAGGACCCGGGCTACTTCACCTGGATTCTGGGCAGCGAGTTCACCAACAATACCAAGCAGGTACTCACCCGCATCCGTCTGCGCGAGTATAACAAGAGAATGGGAAAATAATTATGCTGAAAGGAAAGAAAATCGTATTGGGCATTACGGGCTCCATTGCAGCCTATAAATCATGCCTCATCATACGCGGACTGATTAAGCGAGGTGCCGAGGTGCAGGTGGTCATCACCCCTGCGGGCAAGGAGTTCATCACCCCTATCACCCTCTCGGCACTCACCCACAAGCCCGTGGTGAGCGAGTTCTTCTCGCAGCGCGACGGCACCTGGAATTCGCACGTTGACCTCGGTCTCTGGGCGGACGCCATGCTCATCGCTCCCTGCACCGCCTCTACCATGGGCAAGATGGCACACGGCATTGCCGACAACATGCTCATCACCACCTATCTCTCCATGAAGGCTCCCGTCTTCATCGCACCAGCCATGGATCTCGACATGTACAAGCATCCGTCTACCCAGGCAAACATGAAGACACTCATCAGCTACGGCAACCATATCATCGAGCCGGAAGTGGGATTCCTCGCCAGCGGACTCGAAGGCAAGGGACGCATGGAGGAACCGGATGTCATCGTGGATTATCTCGACAGATATTTCAAGATGGAAGCAGATTCTGAGAAAGAAGCTGAAGGCAATGCTGATGCTGAAGTGAAGGCTGAGGCTTCGCTCGATTTATCCGGCAAGAAAGTGATGATCACGGCGGGACCTACCTACGAGAAGATAGACCCCGTTCGCTTCATCGGCAACTATTCGTCGGGAAAGATGGGATTCGCACTCGCCGAAGAATGTCTGCGCCGTGGTGCTGACGTCACCCTCATCGCCGGTCCGGTAGCCCTCAGCTGCAGTCCCGCCATCCACCGCATCAACGTGGAGAGCTGCGAGGAAATGTACCAGGCTTCAACCCAGGCGTTCGGGCAAACCGATGCTGCCATCCTCTGTGCCGCCGTTGCCGACTTCAAGCCGAGCACCGTGGCCGACAAGAAAATCAAGCGCGAGAAGGATGACCTGGAACTCACCCTGGTGCCTACCCACGACATTGCAGCAGCTCTGGGAGGGATGAAACAAAAACATCAGCGAATCGTAGCTTTCGCCCTGGAAACCAACGACGAAGAGAACAATGCGCAGAAGAAGAGAGTGAAGAAAAACGCCGACTTCATCGTGCTCAACTCTACTCGCAACCCGGGCACTACCTTCCGCACCGACGACAACCAGATTACCATCATCTCGGAAAAAGGAAAGAAAGAATATGAAAAGAAACCGAAGACTGAAGTGGCTCGCGACATCATTGATGAGCTGGCTCGTCTGTTGTAATCCTGCACCCCTCGTGGCGCAGGAACTGCAGGCAAAGATTACCATCAACCATGCCCAAATCTCGGGCACGGAGAAAAGCGTGTTTGACAATCTGCAACAAACCCTGGAGCAGTTTGTCAACGACCGCCAATGGACTCATCTTCAGTTTCAGAAGAACGAGCGCATCGTGTGCAACTTCAACCTGCAGGTAACCAAGTATGATAAAGACCAGGGCATCTTTACCTGCAAGGCTACCATCCAGGCCAACCGCCCGGTGTATAATTCGGCCTACACCTCCACCTTATATAATAATGTGGATGAAAACTTCACGTTCAAGTTTGCCGAATTCGACCAGCTGGAGTTCAACGAGGAGCAGATAGACAACCAGCTTACTGCCCTCTTCGCCTACTATGCGTATCTTCTCATCGGTTTAGACCTCGACAGTTTTTCGCCCAAGGGTGGCGAGGACGTGCTGCAGCGTTGCATGAATCTCACCAACAATGCGCAGAACCTCGACTACCCGGGCTGGAAGGCTTTCGACAACGACCGCAACCGCTTCGCCATCATCAACGACTATCTTGACGGCTCGATGGAGCCCTTCCGCCAGTTGCAGTACGACTACTACCGCAAGGGACTCGACGAGATGGCGAACAATGCGGAACGAGGCAGAACCGAGATAACCACAGCCCTGGAAACAGGACTGAAGAAAGCCAAGGAGAATCGCCCGCTCAGCATGTTGCCACAAATCTGGACGGATTACAAGAAGGATGAACTTGCCAACATCTACAAGGGCAAGGGCACCCAGAAGGAGAAGGAAGCCGTGTTCGAAATCCTCACCTCCATCAATCCGTCGCAAAACAAATATTGGGACCAGATAAAGGAATAATATAACCAATTATGCTCAAGCAATTATATATCAAGAACTTCACACTCATCGACGAGCTGAACATTGCACTCTATCCGGGCTTCTCCGTCATCACCGGAGAAACGGGAGCCGGAAAGAGTATCATCCTCGGCGCCATCGGTCTGCTCCTGGGTAACAGAGCCGACACCAAGGCCATCAAGGCAGGCAGAGACCGCTGCGTGATAGAAGCCCATTTCGACCTTTCGAGATACGGAATGCAGGCGTTCTTCGATGACAACGACATCGACTACGATGGCAACGACACCATCATCAGAAGAGAGTTGACGGCGGCAGGCAAAAGCCGTGCCTTCATCAACGATACTCCTGTGCCCCTCACCCGGATGAGAGAGTTGGGCGAACAGCTCGTAGACATCCATTCGCAGCACCAGAACCTGCTGCTGCAGAAGGAAGACTTCCAGCTGAACGTGGTGGACATCATCGCCCAGGACAACAAGCAACTCGCTGCCTATCAGAAGGATTACAAGGCCTACCATCAAGCAAAGGTTCAACTGGAAAACCTGAAGGAAGAGATTCTCAAAAACCGCGAGAACGAAGAGTTCATGCGATTCCAGCTGAAGGAACTGGAAGACGCACAGCTGAAGGAAGGAGAACTTGAGCAGCTGGAACAGGAAGCAGAAACCCTGAGCCATAGCGAGGACATCAAGACCGCCCTCTACGAGGCAGACAACGCCCTGAACGGCGACGACAACAGCATACTCGACAAACTGAAAACCGCTACTGACCAACTGGAAAATATTCGTGAGGTGTATCCGAGCATGGCCGAGATTTCCGACCGCATGCAAAGCAGTTATATCGAACTGAAAGACATCGCCCAGGAAATCAGCCATAGCGTGGATAGTGTTGACTTCGACCCCAACCGTCTGGAAACCATCAACACCCGCCTCGACCAGCTCTACACCCTGCAGCAGAAATTCCGTGTAGATTCGGTGGCAGACCTCATTGCCACCCGTGACCATATTGCCAGTCAGCTCTCCAGCATCGATGGTGGCGACGAGCAGGTGGAAGCCCTGGAGAAGCAGGTAGCCATCCTGCTCGAAAAAGCCCGGAAGCAAGCAGCCCTGCTCACCGCCGTGCGCCAGAAATCGGCAAAGACGATAGAGGCTGAGATGAAGCAGCGCCTGGTTCCGCTGGGCATTCCGAACGTAAGATTCGAGATTGCCTTCGCCGACAAGGGATTGAGCAGCAACGGAACCGACAAGGTTAGTTTCCTCTTCAGTGCCAACAAGAGCACGCCGCTGCAGCCTGTCACCCAGGTAGCATCGGGTGGAGAAATCGCCCGCGTCATGCTCTCGCTCAAGGCAATGATCAGCGGTGCCGTGAAGTTGCCAACCATCATCTTCGACGAAATCGATACGGGCGTGAGCGGCAAGATAGCCGAAAAGATGGCAGACATCATGGCAGAGATGGGGCACCTGGAACGACAGGTCATCTCCATCACCCACCTGCCGCAGATAGCAGCCAAGGGAAGCCATCACTACAAGGTGCTGAAGGAGGAAACCGAACAGGGCACCATCTCGCAGATGAAGGAACTCAACAGCGAGCAGCGCGTGGAGGAAATTGCCCAGATGCTCAGCGGCAGCGACATTACGCAGGCGGCACTCGCCAATGCTAGGGAACTGCTGAGGTCCAACCGCCCATAAAAACGACTGTTTTTGAAATATGAAGAAAATATATATGATTATGTTGGGACTGATGCTGGGTGCATCGTCCCTCTTCGCTCAACCGGGAGCTGTGCAGAAATCAGCCAAGAGCGTATTTACTCTCACCACCTTCAACAAGGATGGAAACATCATTTCATCCACGCAGGGTGTATTTATTGACAACAAGGGAACTGCCATCAGTACCTTCAAGCCATTCATCGGAGCCGTCAAGGCAAGCATCGTGGATGCTTCGGGCAAGTCGATGGAGGTAGACGCCCTCCTCGGAGCCGACGAGCTTTACGATGTGGCGAAGTTCAGAGTGGTGGGCAACACCGCAGCCGCCCGCATCGCAGCCAAGGAATCGGAGGCAGGCAGCAAGGTGTGGCTCGTTCCCTATTCCATCAAGAAGTCACCATTCCAGCAGGAGGAGATTTCAAGCGTAGAGAAGTTCAAGACCACCTACAATTACTACATCTTCTCCATCACCGTGCCCGATAATGCCGTGGGCTGTCCTTTCGTCAACAAAGACGGTCAGGTAATCGGAATCATGCATAGCAACGGTCAGGTTACGGCCATCGACGCCAACTATGCCAAGGAGCTGAAGGTAACGGGACTTTCCACCCTCGATGCAGCGCTTCGCGAGACAGGCATCCGCACCGCCCTGCCTGATGTGGAGCAGGACGCCATCACCATGATGACGCTCAACAAGGCGCAGCTGAGCCGTGAAGCCTACACCAAGTATGCAGACGAGTTCCTCGCCAGTTTCCCAACCTCCGCCTTCGGATACAAGGAGAAGGGTACGATTCTGGTAGAGCAGAACGAGTTTGAGGAGGCAGCCAAACTGATGGAAGAAGGCATTAAGAAGGCGAACGCCAAGGATGAGGCTCACTCCAACTATTCAGAGCTGATCAGTCAGAAACTGGTGTATAAAGGTGATTCAGCTTTCAAGGCGTGGACTTACGACAAGGCGATTGAGGAGGCGCAGAAGGCTTATGCCATCAAGGCGAACCCGGTGTATAAGCATCAGGAAGCCCGCATCTGGTTTATCAAGGGTGACTTCCAGAAGGCGTACGATATGTTCATGGATTTAACCAAGACGGACATCCGCAGCGGCGAGCTCTATCTGGAGGCAGCTCAGTCGAAGACTCGTCTGAAGGCACCTGCATCAGAAATCAGGGTGCTTCTGGATAGTGCCATCGTAGCATCGAAGGATGCGGGAGTATTGGCAGGAAACTACTATCTGGCTCGTGGCCAGTTCCTGGACGAGCAGGGCGAGTATCGCAGTGCTTTGGCCGATTACAACCAGTATGATTCCATAGCCCGCCCCGTGAATCCGGAGTTTTTCTACACCCGCTACAAGTGTGAGACTCGATTGCGTATGTGGCAGCCGGCGCTCATCGACATAGCCCGTGCCTGCTATCTTTCGCCAAAGGAGCCTACGTTTTTTGCCGAGTGGGCAAGTCTGGATTTGCGTGTCAAGAGATTTGAGGAAGGTGTCAGTGCTGCCAAGCAGTGCATAGCCCTGGCTCCGGAATACGCTGATGGCTATCTTCTCCTCGGTTTGCTTCAGATAGAATTGAAGCAGAAGGACGAGGCATTGAAGAATCTGGCGAAGGCAAAGGAGCTGGGTGATGCTCGTGCAGAGGGATATATTAAGAAGTATAGTCGATAAAGTAAACACTTTAAAGAGGAAAAACTAAAATAAACGCCCTGAAAGGGAAAAGCTTTTAAACACGAAGCTTTACTCTTTCAGGGCATTTTTATTTATTGAAATTCCTCCTTCACATCAAAGCAAGGACAGGCCTTGTTTGAGAATTCATTATGTCCATGAACCTCAGCCTCCGGATATTCCTCCTTCAGCTGCTCTATCAGCGCTTTCAGCGCCGCCTTCTGCTCGGGGGACATAATCGGTCATGAAGGATTCCAATAAATCGGAAACCAAAATGACCGAAAATGACCATGACCGGAAATGACCGGATTTAAACTATAGGCGAAACTTTCTGATAACGCCTGTCTGGCAACATAGCAATTAAGCCTTGCCGCTTCAAGTTCTTCAACATCTAAGCCTAATAATACATACCCAATGACAATCTATGAACTATCAACTGATACCGTATTTTATATTTATTTACATTCGATAGGTTCTTTCGGCTGAAACATAACTAATAATTCCACCAAACCACAATCTACATCTTTATATGCATAATGTTCTCTCTTACTTTTTTTAATTATATAATCAGCATATAATGCGTACTCCCTTGGTATTTTATTATTATTAAGTTTGATACTACCTTCCATCACTTTCGCTAAATAAGCACCAATGTAATAAATCTCGCTTACTCCATATATGCCATTTTTAATACACTGCATGCGGAATTTGAAATATTCAACAATATGTTTCTGTTGAAACAAGTAAAAAATAATATCTAAATCATACAGAGACATTGCAATTATTGGTAAATTTTGCTCACTATAACTTTTCAAATAACTTAGAGTTGATATTCCAGGAAAAGTCAATTCTAACCATCAGGCAAACGTACCCGAGGCTTTGCCCAACTTTGCCCAAGGCTTTGGGCACTTATACCCGGAATTATCGGTTAATAGTGCTCATGTTCTCGGGTATCGGTGCTCATGTTCTCGGGTATAAATCCTCATGTACATGGGCACAAACCCAGAACGTCATTTCCGGTCATTTTCGAATCAACACATAGATGATAACGGGAGCACCGAAGAGCGGGGTTATGGCATTGAGCGGAATGATTCCACCATCAGAAGGCAGCGTGCAGAGCAGATTGCAGAGCAAGGCAAGCACGGAACCCATGAGCATCGTGGCTGGCAGCAGGCGGCGATGGTTCTCCGTGCCGATGACAAGACGGGCAATGTGGGGAGTGGCAAGACCGATGAAGGCAATGGGACCGCAGAAGGCTGTTACCACCGACGTGAGCAACCCCGTAACAACCAGCAGGGCAATGCGGAGCCTGCGGATGCGAAATCCCAGATTCTCGGCATACTGTTCGCCCAAGAGCAGGGCATTGAGCGGCTTGATGAGCAGAAGAGAAGCCAGCAATCCGAGGATGGCAATGGGAATGAACCATCTCACCTCTCCCATCGAGACATTGCCGAAACTTCCCATGCCCCAAACCATATAGGATTTCACACCCTCTGCCGTACTGAAGAAATTCAGCAGCGAGATGGCACTGCTGGCAAGATATCCTATCATCAGACCAATGATGAGCAACACCGTATGACTGCGAACGATGG
The Segatella copri DNA segment above includes these coding regions:
- the coaBC gene encoding bifunctional phosphopantothenoylcysteine decarboxylase/phosphopantothenate--cysteine ligase CoaBC, with product MLKGKKIVLGITGSIAAYKSCLIIRGLIKRGAEVQVVITPAGKEFITPITLSALTHKPVVSEFFSQRDGTWNSHVDLGLWADAMLIAPCTASTMGKMAHGIADNMLITTYLSMKAPVFIAPAMDLDMYKHPSTQANMKTLISYGNHIIEPEVGFLASGLEGKGRMEEPDVIVDYLDRYFKMEADSEKEAEGNADAEVKAEASLDLSGKKVMITAGPTYEKIDPVRFIGNYSSGKMGFALAEECLRRGADVTLIAGPVALSCSPAIHRINVESCEEMYQASTQAFGQTDAAILCAAVADFKPSTVADKKIKREKDDLELTLVPTHDIAAALGGMKQKHQRIVAFALETNDEENNAQKKRVKKNADFIVLNSTRNPGTTFRTDDNQITIISEKGKKEYEKKPKTEVARDIIDELARLL
- a CDS encoding DUF4835 family protein; this translates as MSWLVCCNPAPLVAQELQAKITINHAQISGTEKSVFDNLQQTLEQFVNDRQWTHLQFQKNERIVCNFNLQVTKYDKDQGIFTCKATIQANRPVYNSAYTSTLYNNVDENFTFKFAEFDQLEFNEEQIDNQLTALFAYYAYLLIGLDLDSFSPKGGEDVLQRCMNLTNNAQNLDYPGWKAFDNDRNRFAIINDYLDGSMEPFRQLQYDYYRKGLDEMANNAERGRTEITTALETGLKKAKENRPLSMLPQIWTDYKKDELANIYKGKGTQKEKEAVFEILTSINPSQNKYWDQIKE
- the recN gene encoding DNA repair protein RecN codes for the protein MLKQLYIKNFTLIDELNIALYPGFSVITGETGAGKSIILGAIGLLLGNRADTKAIKAGRDRCVIEAHFDLSRYGMQAFFDDNDIDYDGNDTIIRRELTAAGKSRAFINDTPVPLTRMRELGEQLVDIHSQHQNLLLQKEDFQLNVVDIIAQDNKQLAAYQKDYKAYHQAKVQLENLKEEILKNRENEEFMRFQLKELEDAQLKEGELEQLEQEAETLSHSEDIKTALYEADNALNGDDNSILDKLKTATDQLENIREVYPSMAEISDRMQSSYIELKDIAQEISHSVDSVDFDPNRLETINTRLDQLYTLQQKFRVDSVADLIATRDHIASQLSSIDGGDEQVEALEKQVAILLEKARKQAALLTAVRQKSAKTIEAEMKQRLVPLGIPNVRFEIAFADKGLSSNGTDKVSFLFSANKSTPLQPVTQVASGGEIARVMLSLKAMISGAVKLPTIIFDEIDTGVSGKIAEKMADIMAEMGHLERQVISITHLPQIAAKGSHHYKVLKEETEQGTISQMKELNSEQRVEEIAQMLSGSDITQAALANARELLRSNRP
- a CDS encoding tetratricopeptide repeat protein, with protein sequence MKKIYMIMLGLMLGASSLFAQPGAVQKSAKSVFTLTTFNKDGNIISSTQGVFIDNKGTAISTFKPFIGAVKASIVDASGKSMEVDALLGADELYDVAKFRVVGNTAAARIAAKESEAGSKVWLVPYSIKKSPFQQEEISSVEKFKTTYNYYIFSITVPDNAVGCPFVNKDGQVIGIMHSNGQVTAIDANYAKELKVTGLSTLDAALRETGIRTALPDVEQDAITMMTLNKAQLSREAYTKYADEFLASFPTSAFGYKEKGTILVEQNEFEEAAKLMEEGIKKANAKDEAHSNYSELISQKLVYKGDSAFKAWTYDKAIEEAQKAYAIKANPVYKHQEARIWFIKGDFQKAYDMFMDLTKTDIRSGELYLEAAQSKTRLKAPASEIRVLLDSAIVASKDAGVLAGNYYLARGQFLDEQGEYRSALADYNQYDSIARPVNPEFFYTRYKCETRLRMWQPALIDIARACYLSPKEPTFFAEWASLDLRVKRFEEGVSAAKQCIALAPEYADGYLLLGLLQIELKQKDEALKNLAKAKELGDARAEGYIKKYSR
- a CDS encoding N-acetylmuramoyl-L-alanine amidase, coding for MSPEQKAALKALIEQLKEEYPEAEVHGHNEFSNKACPCFDVKEEFQ
- a CDS encoding iron ABC transporter permease, which gives rise to MNKGFLYAFALAGTIILLFLANLAWGSVSIPWREVMAILSGNSADSSSETFRYIVLESRLPQAITALLSGAALATSGLLLQTAFRNPLAGPDVFGISSGAGLAVAVVMLAFGGTISLGDWGMGFLDTADGVAVGGFLAILLAAFVGAMLVMGVITFFSAIVRSHTVLLIIGLMIGYLASSAISLLNFFSTAEGVKSYMVWGMGSFGNVSMGEVRWFIPIAILGLLASLLLIKPLNALLLGEQYAENLGFRIRRLRIALLVVTGLLTSVVTAFCGPIAFIGLATPHIARLVIGTENHRRLLPATMLMGSVLALLCNLLCTLPSDGGIIPLNAITPLFGAPVIIYVLIRK